A genomic region of Pseudomonas migulae contains the following coding sequences:
- a CDS encoding methionine ABC transporter ATP-binding protein: MIEFQNVHKTYRVAGKDIPALHPTSLTIENGQVFGLIGHSGAGKSTLLRLINRLENSSGGKIIVDGEEVTALDANGLRRFRQQVGMIFQHFNLLASKTVADNVALPLTLAGEMSRSEIDKRVAELLARVGLSDHAKKYPAQLSGGQKQRVGIARALATKPKILLCDEATSALDPQTTASVLQLLAEINRELKLTIVLITHEMDVIRRVCDQVAVMDAGVIVEQGSVAEVFLHPKHPTTKRFVQEDEQIDESEQRDDFSHVPGRIVRLTFQGEATYAPLLGTVARETGVDYSILAGRIDRIKDIPYGQLTLAVTGGDMEAAFARFTAADVHMEVLR, translated from the coding sequence GTGATCGAGTTTCAAAACGTCCACAAAACCTACCGCGTCGCCGGTAAGGATATCCCCGCCCTGCACCCGACCAGTCTCACGATTGAGAACGGTCAGGTCTTCGGCCTGATCGGTCATTCCGGTGCGGGAAAAAGTACCCTGCTGCGTCTGATCAATCGCCTGGAGAACTCCAGTGGCGGCAAGATCATCGTCGACGGCGAAGAAGTCACGGCGCTCGACGCCAATGGCTTGCGCCGCTTCCGTCAGCAGGTCGGGATGATTTTCCAGCACTTCAACTTGCTGGCGTCCAAGACCGTTGCCGACAACGTCGCGCTGCCGCTGACCCTCGCGGGCGAAATGTCGCGCAGCGAGATCGATAAGCGTGTGGCCGAGTTGCTGGCGCGGGTTGGCTTGTCCGACCACGCCAAAAAGTACCCGGCGCAGTTGTCCGGCGGTCAGAAGCAGCGTGTGGGTATTGCCCGCGCGCTGGCGACCAAGCCAAAAATTCTGCTGTGCGATGAAGCGACCAGCGCCCTGGACCCGCAAACCACGGCGTCGGTCCTGCAATTGCTGGCCGAGATCAACCGCGAGCTGAAGCTGACCATCGTCCTGATCACCCACGAGATGGACGTGATCCGTCGGGTCTGTGACCAGGTGGCGGTGATGGATGCAGGTGTGATCGTCGAACAAGGCTCGGTGGCCGAGGTGTTCCTGCATCCCAAGCACCCGACGACCAAGCGTTTTGTGCAGGAAGACGAGCAGATCGATGAAAGCGAACAACGCGACGATTTCTCTCACGTACCAGGCCGTATCGTGCGTCTGACCTTCCAGGGCGAAGCGACCTACGCGCCTTTGCTGGGCACCGTCGCTCGGGAAACGGGCGTGGACTACAGCATCCTGGCCGGTCGTATCGACCGCATCAAAGACATTCCCTACGGGCAATTGACCCTGGCGGTCACCGGCGGCGACATGGAGGCGGCGTTTGCCCGCTTCACCGCGGCTGATGTCCACATGGAGGTTCTGCGCTGA
- a CDS encoding methionine ABC transporter permease: MDLILGFFANIDWSDIWEATGDTMMMLGGSLVFTVLLGLPLGVLLFLCSPRQLLEHKATYSVLAFIVNVVRSLPFIILLIVLIPTTIFLTGTSLGVAGAIPPLVIGAAPFFARLVETALREVDRGIIEATQAMGATTRQIVFNALLPEARTGILAAITVTTITLVGYTAMAGVVGAGGLGDLAIRYGYQRFQNDVMLVTVVLLVVLVQVLQTVGDKLVAHFSRK; encoded by the coding sequence ATGGATCTGATTCTGGGTTTTTTCGCTAACATTGACTGGTCGGACATCTGGGAAGCCACGGGCGACACGATGATGATGCTCGGTGGATCACTGGTGTTCACCGTGTTGCTGGGCTTGCCGCTGGGTGTGCTGTTGTTTCTGTGCAGCCCGCGTCAATTGCTTGAGCACAAGGCCACCTATTCGGTGCTGGCCTTCATCGTGAACGTGGTGCGCTCGCTGCCGTTCATTATCCTGCTGATCGTGTTGATCCCCACCACCATCTTCCTCACCGGCACGTCGCTGGGAGTGGCCGGCGCAATACCGCCGTTGGTGATCGGTGCGGCACCGTTTTTTGCCCGCCTGGTGGAAACGGCCCTGCGTGAAGTCGATCGAGGGATCATTGAAGCCACCCAGGCGATGGGCGCGACGACACGGCAGATCGTGTTCAACGCCCTGTTGCCTGAAGCCCGAACCGGCATCCTGGCCGCCATCACCGTGACCACGATTACCTTGGTGGGCTACACCGCCATGGCCGGTGTCGTCGGTGCCGGTGGCCTCGGCGATCTGGCGATCCGCTATGGTTATCAGCGGTTCCAGAACGATGTGATGCTGGTGACCGTGGTTTTGCTGGTGGTACTGGTACAAGTGCTGCAAACCGTGGGCGATAAGCTCGTGGCACACTTCTCGCGTAAATAA
- a CDS encoding MetQ/NlpA family ABC transporter substrate-binding protein — translation MKKLLVAFAAVAAFSAHADTLTVAASPVPHAEILEFVKPALAKEGVDLKVKVFTDYIQPNVQVAEKRLDANFFQHQPYLDEFNKAKGTNLVSVAGVHLEPLGAYSSKYKALTELPGGATVVIPNDATNGGRALLLLAKSGLIKLKDSNNILATIKDITENTKDLKFRELEAATIPRVLTQVDLALINTNYALEAKLDPAKDALVIEGSDSPYVNILVARPDDKDSEDMKKLVAALHSPEVKAFILEKYKGAVVPAF, via the coding sequence ATGAAAAAACTACTCGTCGCGTTCGCTGCCGTTGCAGCCTTTTCCGCCCACGCCGACACCCTGACCGTTGCGGCCTCACCGGTCCCGCACGCAGAAATCCTCGAATTCGTGAAACCGGCCCTGGCCAAGGAAGGCGTGGACCTGAAGGTCAAAGTCTTCACCGACTACATCCAGCCTAACGTGCAAGTGGCCGAGAAACGCCTGGACGCCAACTTCTTCCAGCACCAGCCGTACCTCGATGAATTCAACAAGGCCAAGGGCACCAACCTGGTTTCCGTGGCCGGTGTGCACCTGGAACCGCTGGGCGCTTATTCCAGCAAGTACAAAGCGCTGACTGAACTGCCGGGCGGCGCCACCGTGGTGATTCCTAACGATGCCACCAACGGCGGCCGCGCGCTGTTGCTGCTGGCGAAGTCTGGCCTGATCAAGTTGAAGGATTCGAACAATATCCTGGCGACCATCAAGGACATCACCGAGAACACCAAGGACCTGAAATTCCGCGAACTGGAAGCCGCGACCATCCCGCGTGTGCTGACTCAGGTCGACCTGGCGCTGATCAACACCAACTACGCGCTGGAAGCCAAGCTTGATCCGGCCAAGGATGCGCTGGTCATCGAAGGCAGCGACTCGCCGTACGTGAACATCCTCGTTGCCCGCCCGGACGACAAGGACAGCGAAGACATGAAGAAGCTGGTGGCTGCCTTGCATAGCCCGGAAGTGAAAGCCTTCATTCTCGAGAAGTACAAAGGCGCGGTCGTGCCGGCGTTCTGA
- a CDS encoding SCO family protein, translating to MTRTQKTVFILVALIALVLGLTINKVLSGKGQGDPTALIDAGIILLPQSRNLPDVTMIDQDGKPVAVNALKDKWSLLFFGYTFCPDICPTTLAQLRQIKSELPPEAVDKLQIILVSVDPNRDTPKQLKQYLGYFDPQFQGLTAASVEDIQKLANAVSIPFIPADTSKPNYTVDHSGNLAVIGPDGTQRGFIRAPLNNAKLVAQLPVMLNRK from the coding sequence ATGACTCGAACCCAGAAAACCGTCTTCATCCTTGTCGCCCTGATCGCGCTGGTCCTGGGCCTGACCATCAACAAAGTGCTGTCCGGCAAGGGCCAGGGCGACCCGACGGCGTTGATTGACGCCGGGATCATCCTGTTGCCGCAAAGCCGCAATCTGCCGGACGTGACGATGATTGATCAGGACGGCAAACCGGTGGCGGTCAATGCGTTGAAAGACAAGTGGTCGCTGCTGTTCTTTGGCTACACCTTCTGCCCGGACATCTGCCCGACCACCCTCGCCCAGCTGCGCCAGATCAAGAGCGAACTGCCGCCGGAGGCTGTGGATAAATTGCAGATCATCCTGGTCAGCGTCGACCCGAACCGTGATACACCCAAGCAGCTCAAGCAATACCTGGGCTACTTCGATCCGCAGTTTCAAGGGCTGACGGCGGCCTCGGTCGAGGACATTCAGAAGCTGGCCAACGCGGTGAGCATCCCGTTCATTCCGGCAGACACCAGCAAGCCAAATTACACGGTTGATCACAGCGGCAACCTGGCCGTGATCGGGCCGGACGGGACGCAACGCGGGTTCATTCGGGCGCCGTTGAACAACGCCAAGTTGGTGGCGCAGTTGCCGGTGATGCTTAACCGCAAATAA
- the cyoE gene encoding heme o synthase, which produces MATLIGARHSQAIWRDYLELTKPKVVVLMLITSLVGMFLATRAGVPWTVLVFGNLGIALCAGGAAAVNHVVDRRIDAVMARTHKRPLAEGRVSPTAALTFALVLAVLGQALLLAFTNPLTAWLTLASLLGYAVVYTGFLKRATPQNIVIGGLAGAAPPLLGWTAATGHVSAEPLLLVLIIFAWTPPHFWALAIHRKEEYAKADIPMLPVTHGEHYTKIHILLYTFALLAVSLMPYVIHMSGVLYLVCAVGLGARFLQWAVVLYCGTRPHAAINTFKYSIWYLFLLFIALLVDHYLLLNL; this is translated from the coding sequence ATGGCGACTCTGATCGGCGCACGTCACAGCCAGGCGATCTGGCGTGACTACCTGGAGCTGACCAAGCCGAAAGTGGTGGTGCTGATGCTCATCACTTCGCTGGTCGGCATGTTCCTCGCGACCCGCGCCGGGGTGCCGTGGACGGTGCTGGTGTTCGGCAATCTGGGGATTGCGTTGTGTGCCGGCGGGGCGGCCGCGGTCAACCATGTGGTGGACCGGCGGATCGATGCCGTGATGGCGCGCACCCATAAACGTCCCTTGGCCGAAGGCCGGGTTTCACCGACGGCTGCGCTGACCTTCGCATTGGTGCTGGCGGTGTTGGGTCAGGCGTTGTTGCTGGCGTTCACCAATCCCCTGACGGCGTGGCTGACCCTGGCTTCCCTGCTCGGTTACGCCGTGGTCTATACCGGTTTCCTCAAACGCGCGACGCCACAGAACATCGTCATCGGCGGTCTCGCCGGGGCCGCCCCGCCGCTGCTCGGCTGGACCGCCGCGACGGGTCACGTCAGTGCCGAACCGCTGCTGCTGGTGCTGATCATCTTCGCCTGGACCCCGCCGCATTTCTGGGCGCTGGCAATCCATCGCAAAGAGGAATACGCCAAGGCCGATATTCCGATGCTACCGGTGACCCACGGCGAGCACTACACCAAAATTCATATCCTGCTTTATACCTTCGCGCTGCTGGCCGTGAGCCTGATGCCGTACGTCATCCACATGAGCGGCGTCCTCTACCTGGTTTGCGCCGTCGGGCTTGGCGCGAGGTTTCTGCAATGGGCCGTCGTGCTGTACTGTGGCACTCGGCCGCACGCGGCGATCAACACGTTCAAGTACTCTATCTGGTACTTGTTCCTGCTGTTTATCGCGCTGCTCGTAGACCACTACTTACTGTTGAACCTATGA
- a CDS encoding COX15/CtaA family protein has product MAKPGFRLALFATLLALIVVLLGAYTRLTHAGLGCPDWPGCYGFISVPKSEAQLAHAELHFPDAPVEAHKGWNEMLHRYFAGTLGLLISVLAGRAWVHRRHPGQPVKLPLFLLAVVFAQAAFGMWTVTLKLWPQVVTGHLLGGFATLSLLFLLTLRLSGVLPALTVPRRLQYWATAGLLLVILQIALGGWVSSNYAAVACIDFPTCHGQWLPPADFANGFHLTQHIGPNYLGGQLDSDARTAIHLTHRIGALLVTLVLFGLAWQLKVVGMTRLAGLVLIALAAQITLGISNVLFHLPLPVAVAHNAGGAALLLTMVLVNYHARTSLVRVTQQPPARWRFSPRKHSAGPITIKGEMPWRL; this is encoded by the coding sequence ATGGCCAAACCTGGATTTCGCCTCGCGCTGTTTGCCACCTTGCTGGCACTGATTGTGGTGCTGCTCGGCGCCTACACCCGCCTGACCCACGCCGGCCTCGGTTGTCCGGACTGGCCCGGTTGCTATGGTTTTATCAGCGTGCCGAAAAGCGAAGCCCAACTGGCCCATGCCGAACTGCATTTTCCCGATGCGCCGGTCGAAGCGCACAAGGGCTGGAATGAAATGCTCCACCGCTACTTCGCCGGCACGCTCGGGTTGCTGATTTCGGTGCTCGCCGGGCGCGCCTGGGTGCATCGTCGTCATCCGGGGCAACCGGTGAAGCTGCCGCTGTTCCTGTTGGCGGTGGTGTTCGCCCAAGCGGCGTTCGGCATGTGGACGGTGACGCTCAAGCTTTGGCCGCAAGTGGTGACCGGGCATTTACTCGGGGGTTTCGCCACGTTGAGCCTGTTGTTTCTGCTGACCTTGCGCCTGTCCGGTGTGCTGCCGGCACTGACCGTGCCCCGGCGTTTGCAGTACTGGGCGACGGCCGGGTTGCTGCTGGTGATCCTGCAAATTGCGTTGGGTGGCTGGGTCAGTTCCAACTACGCGGCGGTGGCTTGCATCGACTTTCCCACCTGCCACGGACAATGGCTGCCGCCCGCTGATTTCGCCAACGGCTTTCACCTGACCCAACACATCGGCCCCAACTACCTGGGCGGGCAGCTCGACAGCGATGCCCGCACCGCGATTCATCTGACTCACCGCATTGGCGCGCTGCTGGTGACGCTGGTGCTGTTCGGTCTGGCGTGGCAACTGAAAGTCGTCGGTATGACACGCCTGGCGGGGCTGGTGCTGATTGCCCTCGCTGCACAGATCACCCTCGGGATCAGCAACGTGCTGTTTCACCTGCCGCTGCCGGTGGCCGTCGCGCATAACGCTGGCGGCGCAGCGCTGCTGCTGACGATGGTGCTGGTCAATTATCACGCGCGAACCAGTCTGGTTCGGGTCACGCAGCAACCCCCTGCACGCTGGCGGTTCAGTCCGCGTAAACACTCAGCCGGGCCCATAACAATAAAAGGAGAGATGCCATGGCGACTCTGA
- a CDS encoding SURF1 family protein: protein MKRFRPGIVPTLVVALLLPLLVSLGFWQLSRGAEKSALLQAYAERRAAAPMASTELKHSEDPAFRRVRLHGEFDAAHSLLLDNRQRDGKVGVELLQPFQDQATGLWLLVNRGWLPWPDRRTPPQFTTPTQALSLDAWVYVSPGATFQLQADPSTSTWPRLVTAVEPSRLWTALDRDGFAYELRAETGPASYQADWPVVAMGPEKHIAYAVQWFALSIALLGLYAYLGWHNAKEKHHGSGHESTQHV from the coding sequence ATGAAGCGCTTTCGGCCGGGCATCGTGCCGACACTGGTGGTCGCGCTCCTGCTGCCGCTGCTGGTCTCGCTCGGCTTCTGGCAACTGAGCCGGGGCGCAGAAAAAAGTGCGCTGCTGCAGGCCTATGCCGAGCGCCGTGCCGCCGCACCGATGGCCAGCACCGAACTGAAACACAGCGAAGATCCGGCCTTTCGCCGGGTCCGCCTGCACGGCGAGTTCGATGCGGCGCACAGCCTGTTGCTGGATAACCGTCAGCGTGACGGCAAGGTTGGCGTCGAGCTGCTGCAACCCTTTCAGGATCAGGCGACCGGGTTGTGGCTGCTGGTCAATCGCGGCTGGTTGCCCTGGCCGGACCGGCGCACACCGCCGCAATTCACCACGCCGACTCAGGCCTTGAGCCTGGATGCCTGGGTCTATGTTTCGCCCGGCGCGACCTTTCAACTGCAGGCCGATCCAAGCACCTCGACCTGGCCTCGATTAGTCACCGCGGTCGAACCTTCCAGGCTCTGGACGGCGCTGGACCGTGACGGGTTCGCCTACGAATTACGCGCAGAAACCGGCCCCGCGTCCTACCAGGCCGATTGGCCGGTGGTGGCCATGGGGCCGGAAAAACACATCGCTTATGCCGTGCAGTGGTTCGCCTTGTCGATCGCCCTGCTCGGCCTCTATGCCTATCTCGGCTGGCACAACGCAAAGGAGAAACACCATGGGAGCGGCCATGAATCCACCCAGCATGTCTGA
- a CDS encoding twin transmembrane helix small protein translates to MLKAAIVLMLIATVVSLFSGLFFLVKDDSSSNRLVIALSVRVALAAITVGLIAWGFFSGQLVSHAPW, encoded by the coding sequence ATGCTCAAAGCAGCCATCGTCCTGATGCTGATTGCCACGGTTGTCAGCCTGTTCAGCGGCCTGTTTTTTCTGGTCAAGGACGACAGCAGCTCGAACCGCCTCGTCATTGCCTTGAGTGTTCGTGTGGCGCTGGCCGCCATCACCGTCGGCTTGATCGCCTGGGGCTTTTTCAGCGGCCAGCTGGTGTCGCATGCGCCCTGGTAA
- a CDS encoding cytochrome c oxidase subunit 3, with product MATHEHYYVPAQSKWPIIATVGMFVTVFGLATWFNDLKAARPESHGPLIFFVGGLLLAYMLFGWFGTVIKESRQGLYSAQMDRSFRWGMSWFIFSEVMFFIAFFGALFYVRHVSGPALGGEGAKGIAHMLWPNFEFVWPLLNNPDSKLFPPPKEVISPWGLPLLNTVLLVSSSVTVTIAHHALKKGHRGALKIWLAITVLLGCAFLGFQAEEYLHAYNELGLTLGSGIYGATFFMLTGFHGAHVTIGTIILFVMLMRVMRGHFDNEHQFAFEAASWYWHFVDVVWIGLFVFVYVL from the coding sequence ATGGCAACTCATGAACATTATTACGTTCCGGCCCAGAGCAAATGGCCGATCATCGCCACGGTCGGTATGTTCGTCACCGTGTTCGGCCTGGCCACCTGGTTCAATGACCTGAAAGCGGCGCGGCCGGAATCCCACGGCCCGCTGATCTTTTTCGTCGGCGGCCTGCTGCTGGCGTACATGCTGTTCGGCTGGTTCGGCACGGTGATCAAGGAAAGTCGTCAGGGGTTATACAGCGCACAGATGGACCGCTCGTTCCGCTGGGGCATGAGCTGGTTCATTTTCTCGGAGGTGATGTTCTTCATCGCCTTCTTTGGTGCGCTGTTTTATGTGCGCCACGTTTCCGGTCCGGCACTCGGCGGGGAAGGTGCCAAAGGCATCGCGCATATGTTGTGGCCAAACTTCGAATTCGTCTGGCCGCTGCTGAACAACCCTGACTCCAAACTGTTTCCGCCGCCCAAGGAAGTCATCAGTCCCTGGGGCCTGCCGCTGCTTAACACCGTGCTGCTGGTGAGTTCCAGCGTCACCGTGACCATCGCCCACCACGCCTTGAAAAAGGGCCATCGCGGCGCGTTGAAAATCTGGCTGGCGATCACCGTGTTGCTGGGCTGCGCGTTCCTCGGTTTTCAGGCCGAAGAGTACCTGCACGCCTACAACGAACTGGGCCTGACCCTGGGTTCGGGCATCTACGGCGCGACGTTCTTCATGCTCACCGGTTTCCACGGCGCTCACGTCACCATCGGCACCATCATCCTGTTCGTGATGCTGATGCGGGTCATGCGCGGGCACTTCGATAACGAGCACCAGTTCGCCTTCGAGGCGGCGAGCTGGTACTGGCACTTCGTGGACGTGGTGTGGATCGGGCTGTTCGTTTTCGTCTACGTGCTCTGA
- a CDS encoding cytochrome c oxidase assembly protein, which yields MADSISMKKLVTRLLLVVVAMFIFGFALVPIYDVMCKAFGINGKTAGQYEGEQTVDTSRQVRVQFLSTNSADMSWDFYPKSDELTANPGAVNEMIFIAHNPTDKPMSAQAVPSIAPSNAAAYFHKTECFCFTQQVLQPGQRIEMPVRFIVDRDMPKDVKHLTLSYTLFDITARHPPVAVNTGG from the coding sequence ATGGCTGACTCGATTTCGATGAAGAAGCTGGTCACGCGCCTGCTACTGGTGGTGGTGGCGATGTTTATCTTCGGGTTTGCCCTGGTGCCGATCTACGACGTGATGTGCAAGGCGTTCGGCATCAACGGCAAGACCGCCGGGCAGTACGAAGGCGAGCAAACGGTCGACACGTCGCGGCAGGTGCGCGTGCAGTTTCTGTCGACCAATTCCGCCGACATGTCCTGGGATTTCTACCCCAAGAGCGACGAACTGACGGCCAACCCGGGGGCGGTGAACGAGATGATTTTCATCGCGCACAATCCGACGGACAAGCCGATGAGCGCGCAGGCGGTGCCGAGCATTGCGCCGAGCAACGCGGCGGCGTATTTCCACAAGACCGAATGTTTCTGCTTTACCCAGCAAGTGCTGCAGCCCGGTCAACGGATCGAGATGCCGGTACGTTTCATCGTTGACCGTGACATGCCCAAGGATGTGAAGCACCTGACGCTGTCCTACACGCTGTTCGATATCACCGCCCGACATCCACCGGTGGCTGTAAATACTGGCGGCTGA